From the Acidimicrobiia bacterium genome, one window contains:
- a CDS encoding lysophospholipid acyltransferase family protein, with product MEPLYSLAKGVVYPWLRWGLDWSIEGGDRIPERGAAIVASNHISYLDPFTLAWLADRRGRRVRFLAKAELFDKPGLGPALRSVHQIPVKRGAQDAASSLVAAVDALRAGECVTVFPEGTISLDLEPMVGKSGTARLAQESGVPVTPVGLWGTHRIMFKGRKPKYRWGIAQTAVLGEPIAVGPDDDIRDATDRIMSAICACTARARAIYPQRPAPGDLWWWREPETAVLRSCRTAA from the coding sequence GTGGAACCGCTGTACTCCCTGGCGAAGGGAGTCGTGTACCCGTGGTTGCGGTGGGGACTCGACTGGTCGATCGAGGGCGGTGACCGGATCCCCGAGCGGGGTGCGGCGATCGTCGCGAGCAACCACATCTCGTACCTCGATCCCTTCACGCTCGCGTGGCTCGCCGATCGCCGCGGCCGGCGCGTGCGCTTCCTCGCGAAGGCCGAATTGTTCGACAAGCCCGGGCTCGGCCCCGCGTTGCGGTCGGTGCACCAGATCCCAGTGAAGCGCGGCGCGCAGGACGCGGCCTCGTCGCTCGTCGCGGCCGTCGACGCGTTGCGCGCGGGCGAGTGCGTCACCGTGTTCCCGGAAGGCACGATCTCACTCGACCTCGAGCCGATGGTCGGCAAGTCCGGCACCGCGCGACTCGCGCAGGAGAGCGGTGTGCCCGTCACGCCGGTCGGGCTGTGGGGCACCCACCGCATCATGTTCAAGGGCCGCAAGCCGAAATATCGGTGGGGGATCGCACAGACCGCGGTGCTCGGCGAGCCGATCGCGGTCGGACCCGACGACGACATCCGTGACGCGACCGACCGCATCATGAGCGCGATCTGCGCGTGCACCGCGCGGGCGCGCGCGATCTACCCGCAGCGGCCGGCGCCGGGAGACCTCTGGTGGTGGCGCGAGCCGGAGACCGCGGTGCTGCGCAGCTGCCGCACGGCCGCGTGA
- a CDS encoding HU family DNA-binding protein — MNKAELVDAMHERSGLSKSDAEKALNAFIDSIQGAVAGGDRVTLPGFGSFTPTDRKARTGRNPRTGEPVDIPAAKSARFTVGTKFKAQVAGR; from the coding sequence TTGAACAAGGCCGAGTTGGTCGACGCAATGCACGAACGCAGCGGCCTCTCCAAGAGCGACGCCGAAAAAGCGCTCAACGCGTTCATCGACTCGATCCAGGGAGCGGTCGCCGGTGGCGATCGCGTGACGCTTCCCGGCTTCGGGTCGTTCACGCCTACCGATCGCAAGGCGCGTACCGGTCGCAACCCGCGTACCGGTGAACCGGTCGACATTCCTGCGGCGAAGAGCGCCCGGTTCACCGTCGGTACGAAATTCAAGGCCCAGGTGGCGGGGCGCTAG
- the gltX gene encoding glutamate--tRNA ligase, which translates to MSRVRFSPAPTGNMHIGNARTALFNWLYARHTGGTFILRIEDTDVVRSTSEAVEQIQVVLRFLGLDWDEGPILQSSRFDRYLEAAQRLRDQGDAYECFCTEDEIKARNEAARTEGRTPGYDGRCRNLTDAERAASVAEGRAASIRFRTPDDGRSEFTDIVRGDVSVAWSTVSDFVIVRSNGTPVFFLANAVDDLDMEITHVLRGEDLIDSTHRVLALRRALGGSEPPQYAHLPLIMGPGGGKLSKRHGAVSVEEYRDAGFVPAAIVNYLALLGWAPTDDREVLSLAELVDAFALERVHQAAATFDAQKLEWLSGEHIRAMALPDLVAAVLPFARERYGARLDVRVFEAAVALGQVRATTFVQIAEQAEFLFTPDDELAIDDASWEKVQKIDKGVEVLDATIAHVESCDWTLEGVELKDAIEALGVKARKVMAAVYAAIEGRAAGLPVYDSILLLGRESALRRLRAARHRLAA; encoded by the coding sequence ATGAGCAGAGTTCGTTTTTCTCCCGCGCCCACCGGCAACATGCACATCGGGAACGCGCGGACCGCGCTGTTCAACTGGCTCTACGCGCGCCACACCGGCGGCACGTTCATCCTCCGCATCGAGGACACCGACGTGGTGCGCTCCACGAGCGAGGCGGTCGAACAGATCCAGGTCGTGCTGCGTTTCCTCGGGCTCGACTGGGACGAGGGCCCGATCCTCCAGAGCTCGCGCTTCGACCGCTACCTCGAGGCCGCGCAGCGGCTCCGTGACCAGGGCGACGCCTACGAGTGCTTCTGCACCGAGGACGAGATCAAGGCCCGCAACGAGGCCGCGCGCACCGAGGGCCGCACGCCCGGCTACGACGGACGCTGCCGCAACCTCACCGACGCGGAGCGCGCCGCGTCCGTCGCCGAGGGTCGCGCCGCGTCGATCCGCTTCCGCACGCCCGACGACGGCCGCAGCGAGTTCACCGACATCGTCCGCGGTGACGTGTCGGTCGCGTGGTCGACGGTGAGCGACTTCGTGATCGTGCGGTCGAACGGCACGCCCGTCTTCTTCCTCGCCAACGCGGTCGACGACCTCGACATGGAGATCACGCACGTACTGCGCGGCGAGGATCTGATCGACTCGACGCACCGCGTGCTCGCGCTGCGGCGCGCGCTCGGCGGGAGTGAGCCTCCGCAGTACGCGCACCTGCCGCTCATCATGGGGCCCGGCGGCGGGAAGCTGTCGAAGCGGCACGGCGCGGTGTCGGTCGAGGAGTATCGCGACGCCGGGTTCGTGCCCGCGGCGATCGTGAACTACCTCGCGCTGCTGGGTTGGGCGCCCACCGACGATCGCGAGGTCTTGTCGCTCGCGGAGCTCGTCGACGCGTTCGCGCTCGAGCGCGTGCACCAGGCTGCGGCGACGTTCGATGCCCAAAAGCTGGAATGGCTGAGCGGCGAGCACATCCGCGCGATGGCGCTGCCGGATCTCGTGGCCGCGGTGCTGCCGTTCGCGCGCGAGCGGTACGGCGCGCGGCTCGACGTGCGCGTGTTCGAAGCCGCGGTCGCGCTCGGACAGGTGCGCGCGACGACGTTCGTGCAGATCGCGGAGCAGGCCGAGTTCCTCTTCACGCCCGACGACGAGCTCGCGATCGACGACGCGTCGTGGGAGAAGGTGCAGAAGATCGACAAGGGCGTCGAGGTGCTCGACGCGACGATCGCGCACGTCGAGTCGTGCGACTGGACGCTGGAGGGCGTCGAGCTCAAGGACGCGATCGAGGCGCTCGGTGTGAAGGCGCGCAAGGTGATGGCCGCGGTGTACGCGGCGATCGAGGGCCGCGCCGCGGGGCTGCCCGTGTACGACTCGATCCTGCTGCTCGGGAGGGAGTCGGCCCTGCGTCGCCTGCGCGCGGCCCGGCACCGGCTCGCCGCGTAG
- a CDS encoding PIG-L deacetylase family protein: MTDLPVPERALAIGAHPDDIEFGCGATLAKWAAAGCAVTMLVLTDGSKGSWDATASTDALAESRRLEQKAAAAALGARDVQFLDRVDGELVSGRREQAEVCAVIRAARPDVVFGHDPWKRYRIHPDHRHAGWITLDAIVAARDPHFFPEQPDPPHRPSRALLFEAEEIDHHEDVDGWLDAKVASLLAHRSQWRSTMSITDDGNGREAFVAEVHDDAVRDAHGSDLRVAEAFKLLTDL; this comes from the coding sequence ATGACCGACCTCCCCGTGCCCGAGCGCGCCCTCGCCATCGGCGCGCACCCCGACGACATCGAGTTCGGTTGCGGCGCGACCCTCGCCAAGTGGGCCGCGGCCGGCTGCGCGGTCACGATGCTCGTGCTCACCGACGGTTCGAAGGGCTCGTGGGACGCGACCGCCAGCACCGACGCGCTCGCCGAGAGTCGCCGGCTCGAGCAGAAGGCCGCCGCCGCGGCACTCGGCGCGCGCGACGTGCAGTTCCTCGACCGCGTCGACGGTGAGCTCGTGTCGGGACGGCGCGAGCAGGCCGAGGTGTGCGCGGTGATCCGCGCCGCGCGGCCCGACGTCGTCTTCGGTCACGACCCGTGGAAGCGCTATCGCATCCATCCCGACCATCGGCACGCGGGCTGGATCACGCTCGACGCGATCGTCGCGGCGCGTGATCCGCACTTCTTCCCCGAGCAGCCCGACCCGCCGCACCGTCCGTCGCGAGCGCTGCTGTTCGAAGCGGAGGAGATCGATCACCACGAAGACGTCGACGGCTGGCTCGACGCGAAGGTTGCGTCGTTGCTCGCGCATCGCAGCCAGTGGCGGTCGACGATGAGCATCACCGACGACGGCAACGGTCGCGAGGCGTTCGTCGCGGAGGTGCACGACGACGCGGTGCGCGACGCGCACGGCTCCGACCTGCGCGTCGCCGAAGCCTTCAAGCTGCTGACCGACCTGTAG
- the cofC gene encoding 2-phospho-L-lactate guanylyltransferase yields the protein MSRSSSLLAEAGVVIPVRSFVRGKSRLAGTLDADAHEAFVRELAGRAADAARGHPTVVVTDAPEVLAWADTRGMSTIPDRGSLDAAAHDGRAWVAERGCTRVVVVHADLPDITSLAAVAGDGATPVAVIVPCHRDDGTPVLSLPVAAPFDFAYGPGSFERHVATARAAGLDVRIVQDPALRFDVDGPDDLAAVLDRRPAAR from the coding sequence ATGTCTCGGTCTTCCTCGCTGCTCGCCGAGGCCGGTGTGGTGATTCCCGTGCGCTCGTTCGTGCGCGGCAAGTCTCGCCTCGCGGGCACGCTCGACGCCGACGCGCACGAGGCGTTCGTGCGCGAGCTCGCCGGACGCGCGGCCGACGCAGCACGCGGACATCCGACGGTCGTCGTCACGGACGCGCCCGAAGTGCTCGCGTGGGCGGATACGCGCGGCATGTCGACGATCCCCGATCGCGGCTCGCTCGACGCCGCCGCGCACGACGGACGCGCGTGGGTCGCCGAGCGGGGTTGCACTCGGGTCGTCGTCGTGCACGCCGACCTCCCCGACATCACGTCGCTCGCCGCCGTCGCCGGCGACGGCGCCACGCCCGTCGCGGTGATCGTCCCCTGCCACCGCGACGACGGCACGCCGGTGCTGTCGCTCCCGGTCGCGGCGCCCTTCGACTTCGCCTACGGCCCGGGCTCGTTCGAGCGCCACGTCGCGACCGCCCGCGCAGCCGGCCTCGACGTCCGCATCGTGCAGGATCCCGCGCTGCGCTTCGACGTCGACGGCCCCGACGACCTCGCCGCGGTGCTCGATCGCCGGCCGGCCGCGCGATGA